One genomic region from Sander lucioperca isolate FBNREF2018 chromosome 3, SLUC_FBN_1.2, whole genome shotgun sequence encodes:
- the dbx1a gene encoding homeobox protein DBX1-A: MMIPSVLAPPAFYPGLYRPAAALPFHHNLPSAFPTHSSFLVEDLLRISRPAAFINRTVPSACASLPTATTTLSFSNAPAERAVATTAVTRESCSPKMSVSSNKDPTFLKFGVSAILAPSPKTVSSHPALHSMHCKTFPIPCFDGTFHPIFRTPYLPVSSSVVPIPGTFSWPLAARGKPRRGMLRRAVFSDVQRKALEKMFQKQKYISKPDRKKLASKLGLKDSQVKIWFQNRRMKWRNSKERELLSSGGCREQTLPTKANPHPDLSDVGKKSSAEEEDEEEEFRRERMRAESSISSPSLSSKHSDFSESDEEEITVS; this comes from the exons ATGATGATCCCAAGCGTGCTCGCGCCTCCTGCCTTCTACCCGGGGCTGTACCGGCCCGCCGCTGCTCTGCCGTTCCACCACAACCTGCCGTCCGCCTTCCCGACCCACTCCAGCTTTCTCGTGGAGGACCTGCTGCGGATAAGCCGCCCCGCCGCCTTCATTAACCGGACTGTCCCGTCAGCGTGCGCTTCCCTGCCCACAGCCACTACCACCTTGTCCTTCAGCAACGCGCCCGCGGAGCGCGCGGTGGCTACGACCGCGGTGACGCGCGAATCGTGCTCACCGAAAATGTCGGTGTCGAGCAACAAGGACCCAACTTTTCTCAAGTTTGGAGTGAGCGCCATCCTCGCACCTTCACCAAAGACCG TGTCCTCACACCCGGCACTCCACAGCATGCACTGCAAGACCTTCCCCATCCCCTGCTTTGACGGAACCTTTCACCCCATATTCAGGACGCCTTATTTACCAG TATCTTCATCCGTGGTCCCCATTCCCGGGACCTTTTCGTGGCCCCTGGCCGCCAGAGGGAAACCCCGGAGAGGGATGCTGAGGAGGGCGGTGTTCTCCGATGTACAGCGCAAGGCCTTGGAGAAAATGTTCCAGAAACAGAAATACATCAGCAAGCCCGACAGGAAAAAGCTGGCCTCTAAGCTGGGCCTAAAAGATTCACAG GTGAAAATCTGGTTCCAGAACCGGCGGATGAAGTGGAGGAACTCTAAGGAACGAGAGCTGCTGTCATCCGGCGGCTGCCGCGAGCAGACGCTGCCCACCAAAGCCAACCCGCACCCGGACCTCAGCGACGTGGGCAAGAAGTCCTCCgctgaggaggaagatgaggaagaagagTTCAGAAGAGAGAGAATGAGGGCGGAGTCCAGCAtctcctctccatctctttccAGTAAGCACTCGGACTTCTCAGAGTCAGACGAAGAAGAAATAACAGTatcttaa